The Kitasatospora albolonga nucleotide sequence TCACTTCTCGGGTGAGAGCGTCACTTCTTACGCGCGAGCGTCAGACCGTCCGCGACCGTGAGCAGCACGCTGTCCATCCGGGCGTCGGCGGTCACATGCTCGTTGAACTCCTTGATCGCCGCCGTCGGACCGGTCGCCTCCGGATCGGTGACCCCGCCGTGGAAGAGCACGTTGTCCACCGCGATGAGCCCGCCCTGCCGCATCCGGGGCACCAGCTCCTCCCAGTACGCGATGTATCCGCCCTTGTCCGCGTCCAGGTAGGCGAAGTCGATGTGCGGCTCGGCGGGCATCGCGCGCAGGGTGTCCAGGGCCGGGGCGATACGCAGGTCGATCCGGTCCGCGACGCCCGCCTTCGCCCATGCCTCGCGGCCGTACGCCGTCCACTCCTCCGAGATGTCGCAGGCGATCAGCGTGCCGTCGGCGGGCAGCGCCTGGGCCATCGCCAGGGCGCTGAACCCGGTGAACGTACCGACCTCCACCACATGCCGGGCGCCCACCAGCCGGACGAGGAAGGCCAGCAGCGGGGCCTGTTCCTCGGCCGACACCATGCCCGCGTGGTCGGGGAACCGGGCGTACGTGGTCTCCACCAGCTCCCGCTGGACCGGGTCCAGCGGCGGGTTGTGGGCCAGCATGTAGGCGTACAGCTCGTCGGTGATCGTGGTCTCGTTGCCCTTGGTCATGCCCCCAGCCTTCCCCAAGCCTCGCCCTCGCGCAGCCGAACCCGCCGGAGAGGTGATCACGCCGCCGAGGCCGCCAGGAACCGGCGCAGGATCTCCTCCCCCGCCGCCCCGCCCCGCTCCTCCAGCGCCACGACGTGCGGGGCCTGCCAGTCGTCCTCGGCCAGTTCGCCGTGGCCGGGGCGCCAGCCGAGGTCGGCGGCCAGGAGCAGGTCCGCGTCGAGGAGGGAGTCCCCGGCGGCGAGCGTGCGGGTGGCGCCGGAGCGGCGGGCGACCTCGTTCATCGCGGCGCTCTTGGTGAGCGGGGCCGGGACCGCGTAGATCTTGCGGCCCTGGAGCGAGACCGTCCAGCCGCGCTCCTGCGCCCAGACCGCCAGCTCCTTCACCCACTCCTCGGGGAGGAGGGAACGCTCCACGACCAGATAGGCGAAGAGGTCCTCGGCCACCCGGTCCTTGAGGAGCCAGGCCGGGTCGGCGGTGGTGGCGAGGTGGGCGCGGATCTCGGTGAGGGGTGCGCACTCCTCGGCGATGCGTGTCTCCACCTGCCGCTGCCAGTCCCGGTCGGAGACCCCGTCGACCAGGATGTGGCCGCCGTTGGCGCAGATCGCGTACCGGGGGGCGGGGCCGGGGAGGTGGATGCGGTGGTACTGCTCACGGGTGCGGGTGGTGGTCGGCACGAAGACCGTGGAACCGGCCACCTCGGTGAGGAGGGCGGCGGCCGTCTCCGTCATGTACGACAGGGGCTTGTGGCCGTACACCTCGACGCAGAGGAGCCGGGGGGCCTCCGCGTCCGGCATCGCCAGGCCGAGCGCTGCCGCCGAGTAGATCAGCGTACGGTCGAGGTCGCTCGCGACCAGCGTGG carries:
- a CDS encoding SAM-dependent methyltransferase; this translates as MTKGNETTITDELYAYMLAHNPPLDPVQRELVETTYARFPDHAGMVSAEEQAPLLAFLVRLVGARHVVEVGTFTGFSALAMAQALPADGTLIACDISEEWTAYGREAWAKAGVADRIDLRIAPALDTLRAMPAEPHIDFAYLDADKGGYIAYWEELVPRMRQGGLIAVDNVLFHGGVTDPEATGPTAAIKEFNEHVTADARMDSVLLTVADGLTLARKK
- a CDS encoding HAD family hydrolase; this translates as MSVTSSPATLVASDLDRTLIYSAAALGLAMPDAEAPRLLCVEVYGHKPLSYMTETAAALLTEVAGSTVFVPTTTRTREQYHRIHLPGPAPRYAICANGGHILVDGVSDRDWQRQVETRIAEECAPLTEIRAHLATTADPAWLLKDRVAEDLFAYLVVERSLLPEEWVKELAVWAQERGWTVSLQGRKIYAVPAPLTKSAAMNEVARRSGATRTLAAGDSLLDADLLLAADLGWRPGHGELAEDDWQAPHVVALEERGGAAGEEILRRFLAASAA